The following proteins are encoded in a genomic region of Chloroflexota bacterium:
- a CDS encoding enoyl-CoA hydratase/isomerase family protein: MSLEEIVVEKGEGVATITLNRPDRLNSVTQKMINEDLPRIWSDLEHDKKVRCIIFTGSGERAFCSGMDLKEAAASPTWGKAPAQPRKSLMTPRQAAVTKPVIAAVNGICVGGGQMFVSDCDIAIASTNATFSNPGVSIGQLAVYAPITWSKYVSFQSLMRMMLVGGAERLSAQQAKEMGIVTEVVPAAQLMTRSREVAAMIAANSPTAVRQVKKIMWDCLDRNLTDAFANGQAIMRAYMGHPDSIEGPKAFAEKRKPKWSEE; encoded by the coding sequence ATGTCTCTGGAAGAGATCGTCGTTGAAAAGGGCGAGGGCGTCGCCACCATCACCCTCAACCGTCCCGATCGCCTCAACTCCGTGACGCAAAAGATGATCAACGAGGACCTGCCGCGCATCTGGAGCGACCTGGAGCACGATAAGAAGGTGCGCTGCATCATCTTCACCGGCTCCGGGGAGCGGGCCTTCTGCTCCGGCATGGACCTTAAAGAGGCCGCCGCCTCGCCCACATGGGGCAAGGCGCCGGCGCAGCCCCGCAAATCGCTGATGACCCCGCGCCAGGCAGCAGTCACTAAGCCCGTCATCGCTGCGGTGAACGGCATCTGCGTCGGCGGCGGGCAGATGTTCGTCTCTGATTGCGATATCGCCATCGCCTCCACGAACGCGACCTTCTCCAACCCGGGAGTCTCCATCGGGCAGCTGGCCGTCTATGCGCCCATCACCTGGTCCAAGTACGTCTCCTTCCAATCGCTCATGCGCATGATGCTCGTGGGGGGCGCCGAGCGCCTCTCTGCCCAGCAGGCCAAGGAGATGGGCATCGTCACCGAGGTAGTCCCCGCGGCCCAGCTGATGACCCGTTCCCGGGAGGTCGCGGCGATGATCGCCGCCAACTCGCCCACGGCGGTGCGGCAGGTGAAGAAGATCATGTGGGACTGCCTGGACCGCAATCTGACGGACGCCTTTGCCAACGGCCAGGCCATCATGCGCGCCTATATGGGCCACCCGGACAGCATCGAAGGCCCCAAGGCCTTTGCCGAAAAGCGCAAACCCAAATGGAGCGAAGAGTAG
- a CDS encoding MaoC family dehydratase, translating into MTQEKPKTYITPEIKARIGVEVPGQTAAPIDESDIRKWAIAVYWPEQPPRIFWDAEHAKKTRWKGIIAPQEMNVFTWPAERPKQRLSAAGTGQPGTRILNGGSEFEYFAPMRPGDVISSKSKLAEVFEREGRMGLMMFQVTQTDLTNQRGELVKRSKTTLIFY; encoded by the coding sequence ATGACGCAGGAGAAGCCGAAGACCTATATCACGCCCGAGATCAAGGCGCGCATCGGCGTGGAAGTGCCGGGACAGACGGCCGCGCCCATAGATGAGAGCGATATCCGCAAGTGGGCCATCGCCGTCTACTGGCCGGAGCAGCCGCCGCGCATCTTCTGGGACGCCGAGCACGCAAAGAAGACGCGCTGGAAGGGCATCATCGCTCCCCAGGAGATGAACGTCTTCACCTGGCCGGCCGAGCGTCCCAAGCAGCGCCTCTCCGCCGCAGGCACGGGCCAGCCCGGCACGCGCATCCTGAACGGCGGCTCTGAGTTCGAATACTTCGCCCCCATGCGCCCCGGCGACGTGATCTCCTCCAAGAGCAAGCTGGCCGAGGTCTTTGAGCGCGAGGGCCGCATGGGCTTGATGATGTTCCAGGTCACCCAGACCGATTTGACGAACCAGCGGGGCGAGCTGGTAAAGCGCAGCAAGACGACGCTTATCTTCTATTAA
- a CDS encoding acyl-CoA dehydrogenase: MDFRFTAEEEAFRQEVRRFIKENLTVEMTKGEGGGLWSTPEKRRFAKLMSKKGWIGISWPKEYGGQGRPSIYQYILTDELSAALAPHTGGGVGTIGTTLMHHAGEEMKRDILPRIIAADIEFAIGYSEPNAGSDLAGVETRAELKGDDYIINGQKLWTSAAHFADYFWLVVRTDQKAPKHKGISLFLFPMNVPGIRIEPIYKIGDMRNNVVYLDNVRVPRSALVGQENKGWYYVAEALDHERSHLFPFGPIKRSMDRLRALAHSAPDSIKGTPYWKVLRHRVAEREIETQVQHVFSLRVLDIERRKGVANVEASISKVFGTELQIRLAQTNYQLASHFGELRHGSKHHVVGDVVGDMARAYEASLIPPVAGGANEINRTVIATRGLGLPRG; encoded by the coding sequence ATGGACTTTCGATTCACCGCAGAAGAAGAGGCCTTCCGCCAGGAAGTGCGCCGGTTCATCAAAGAGAACCTCACGGTTGAGATGACCAAGGGCGAAGGCGGCGGCCTGTGGAGCACGCCGGAGAAGCGCCGCTTCGCGAAGCTGATGTCCAAGAAGGGATGGATCGGCATCTCATGGCCCAAGGAGTACGGCGGCCAGGGAAGGCCGAGCATCTACCAGTACATCCTGACGGATGAGCTCTCGGCGGCCCTCGCGCCGCACACGGGCGGCGGTGTGGGAACCATCGGCACCACGCTGATGCACCACGCCGGCGAGGAGATGAAGCGGGACATCCTGCCGCGCATCATCGCCGCCGATATCGAGTTCGCCATCGGCTATTCGGAGCCGAACGCGGGGAGCGATCTAGCGGGCGTGGAGACGCGCGCCGAGCTGAAGGGCGACGATTACATCATCAACGGGCAGAAGCTGTGGACGAGTGCCGCGCACTTCGCCGATTACTTCTGGCTCGTGGTCCGCACGGACCAGAAGGCCCCGAAGCACAAGGGCATCAGCCTCTTCCTCTTTCCCATGAACGTCCCCGGCATCCGGATCGAGCCTATCTATAAGATCGGCGATATGCGGAACAACGTCGTCTACCTGGATAACGTCCGGGTGCCGCGCTCGGCCCTGGTGGGCCAGGAGAACAAGGGCTGGTACTACGTGGCTGAGGCGCTGGACCACGAGCGCTCGCACCTCTTCCCTTTCGGCCCCATCAAACGCTCCATGGACCGCCTGCGCGCCCTGGCCCACAGCGCCCCCGACTCCATCAAGGGGACGCCCTACTGGAAGGTCCTGCGCCACCGCGTGGCGGAGCGTGAAATCGAGACGCAGGTACAGCACGTCTTCAGCCTGCGGGTGCTGGACATCGAGCGGCGCAAGGGCGTGGCGAACGTGGAGGCCTCCATCAGCAAGGTCTTCGGCACCGAGCTCCAGATACGCCTGGCCCAGACGAACTACCAGCTGGCCAGCCACTTTGGCGAGCTGCGCCACGGGTCAAAGCACCACGTTGTGGGCGACGTCGTCGGCGATATGGCTCGCGCCTACGAGGCCTCGCTGATCCCCCCTGTGGCTGGCGGCGCGAACGAGATCAACCGCACCGTCATTGCGACGCGCGGCCTAGGCCTGCCCAGGGGCTAG
- a CDS encoding cupin domain-containing protein produces the protein MAGYVVNIEKATMANVNFRKVLFTAKHSQLVVMSLKAGEEIGMEVHTNLDQFIRVEEGEGKAILNGKAHILKSDWAAVIPAGTKHNIVNTSKTKKLKLYTIYSPPQHPHGTIHKTKAEADAAEAAEHAH, from the coding sequence ATGGCCGGATATGTAGTCAATATCGAAAAAGCGACGATGGCGAACGTGAATTTCCGCAAGGTCCTCTTCACGGCCAAGCACAGCCAGCTGGTAGTGATGAGCCTGAAGGCCGGCGAGGAGATCGGCATGGAGGTCCACACCAACCTCGATCAGTTCATCCGAGTGGAAGAGGGTGAAGGCAAGGCGATCCTGAACGGCAAAGCGCACATCCTGAAGAGCGATTGGGCGGCGGTCATCCCGGCCGGAACCAAGCACAACATCGTGAACACATCCAAGACGAAAAAGCTGAAGCTCTACACCATCTACTCGCCGCCGCAGCACCCGCACGGCACCATCCACAAGACCAAAGCCGAGGCTGATGCCGCAGAGGCTGCTGAGCACGCGCACTAG
- a CDS encoding transcriptional repressor has translation MHPLSSGGWKEIGARVAQKIAPETEERIAKLVERLRAEGFRVTPQRLEVLRLLLTTDRHPSAEDLYDQLKRRFPTLSLATVYKTMETLRSMGEVLYLEFKEGSTRYDGRFPYPHTHLICSSCGLIEDLIHDPVTADVNKAVTQSGFALSKYRFDLYGLCKDCQKAPGRATVSKPA, from the coding sequence ATGCACCCACTGTCAAGCGGGGGCTGGAAAGAGATAGGTGCTCGAGTGGCACAGAAGATCGCGCCTGAGACAGAAGAGCGGATAGCCAAGCTGGTTGAGCGCCTGCGCGCGGAGGGCTTCCGCGTCACGCCGCAGCGGCTGGAAGTGCTGCGCCTGCTTCTGACCACGGACAGGCATCCCAGCGCCGAAGACCTCTATGACCAGCTGAAGCGGCGCTTCCCTACGCTGAGCCTGGCTACCGTGTATAAGACCATGGAGACCCTGCGCTCTATGGGCGAAGTGCTCTATCTGGAGTTCAAGGAGGGTAGCACCCGGTATGACGGCCGTTTCCCCTACCCGCATACGCACCTCATCTGCTCTTCCTGCGGCCTGATCGAGGACCTGATCCACGACCCCGTGACCGCTGACGTGAACAAGGCCGTGACCCAATCCGGGTTCGCCCTCTCCAAGTACCGCTTTGACCTCTACGGCTTGTGCAAGGACTGCCAGAAGGCGCCGGGCCGCGCCACCGTCTCCAAACCGGCGTAG
- a CDS encoding amidohydrolase family protein, giving the protein MALDTIIKDGLVVDGTGQKAYHGSVGIKGGKIVATGKITDSAKKTINADGLVVAPGFWDAHTHYDAQLLWDPIASSSSWHGVTSVIMGNCGFSIAPCQERDQEWMVKTLARVEGMPVELLKKTLPWPWGTFKQYLDRLDGHIAVNAMGQVGHTAVRRYVMGEDSSKRSAKPEEITKMRKVLDESYRAGGFGLSTSRSPTHWDGDGNPVPSRVAALDEYMTLCEEMKGTTIGFVEMAGGNDFSRANPEGMARLVELTKRSGRPVCWSSISQNISDPQGYKKHLQMLKDYNANGVPFFALGHTQTDDFEFKFDFTNVFDRWNTWQRLALEPVETKKRLMKDPAYRAKLREEMKTDTMQGLATNWGRIILVRSTTGKYKKYEMKLVTEIAKDMGKDPLDCAFDIALDENLLTHFRLLDSRSPNPETMMEILANDHVAAGFTDAGAHLITEVNTGFATRLLGYWVRERKLISLETAVRKLSAITPEESGIKDRGHIKEGEWADITIFDPKTVDASDRVFTNDLPGGLTRLVQYAKGIEYVMVNGEVTLQGGKHTGALSGKTIRNTKK; this is encoded by the coding sequence ATGGCGCTCGATACGATTATCAAAGACGGTTTAGTGGTTGACGGCACTGGCCAAAAGGCATACCACGGCAGCGTGGGCATCAAAGGCGGCAAGATCGTTGCCACCGGCAAAATCACTGACTCCGCCAAGAAGACGATAAACGCCGATGGCCTCGTCGTCGCCCCAGGCTTCTGGGACGCGCACACGCACTATGACGCGCAGCTGCTCTGGGATCCTATCGCCTCCTCTTCAAGCTGGCACGGCGTCACCTCCGTCATCATGGGCAACTGCGGCTTCAGCATCGCGCCCTGCCAGGAAAGAGACCAGGAGTGGATGGTCAAGACCCTCGCTCGGGTTGAGGGCATGCCCGTTGAATTGCTCAAGAAGACCCTTCCCTGGCCGTGGGGGACGTTCAAGCAATACCTGGACCGGCTGGACGGGCACATCGCCGTCAACGCCATGGGCCAGGTGGGCCACACGGCCGTGCGACGCTATGTGATGGGCGAAGATTCGTCCAAGCGCTCGGCCAAGCCGGAAGAGATCACCAAGATGCGCAAGGTGCTGGACGAGTCCTACCGCGCAGGCGGCTTCGGCCTCTCCACCTCGCGCTCGCCGACGCACTGGGACGGCGACGGCAACCCCGTGCCGAGCCGCGTGGCCGCCCTGGACGAGTACATGACGCTTTGCGAAGAGATGAAGGGCACCACCATCGGCTTCGTCGAGATGGCGGGCGGCAACGACTTCAGCCGCGCGAACCCGGAGGGCATGGCCCGGCTCGTGGAGCTGACTAAACGCAGCGGACGCCCCGTCTGCTGGAGCTCCATCTCCCAGAACATCAGTGACCCCCAAGGCTATAAGAAGCACCTGCAGATGCTCAAGGATTACAACGCCAACGGCGTCCCGTTCTTCGCCCTGGGCCATACCCAGACCGACGACTTTGAGTTCAAGTTCGATTTCACCAACGTCTTCGATCGGTGGAACACCTGGCAACGGCTGGCGTTGGAGCCGGTGGAGACCAAGAAGCGCCTGATGAAGGATCCGGCCTACCGCGCCAAGCTGCGCGAGGAGATGAAGACCGACACGATGCAGGGCCTGGCGACGAACTGGGGCCGCATCATACTTGTGCGCTCGACAACCGGGAAGTACAAGAAGTACGAGATGAAGCTCGTCACGGAGATCGCGAAGGATATGGGCAAGGACCCGCTGGATTGCGCCTTCGACATCGCTCTGGATGAGAACCTCCTCACCCACTTCCGCCTGTTGGATTCCCGCTCCCCGAACCCGGAGACGATGATGGAGATCCTGGCCAACGACCACGTCGCCGCGGGCTTCACCGATGCGGGCGCGCACCTCATCACCGAAGTGAACACCGGCTTCGCCACGCGCCTTCTAGGCTATTGGGTCCGTGAGCGAAAGCTCATCTCCCTGGAGACGGCGGTACGGAAACTATCGGCCATCACGCCGGAAGAGTCCGGCATCAAAGACCGCGGCCACATCAAAGAGGGCGAATGGGCCGATATCACGATCTTCGACCCCAAAACTGTGGACGCCAGCGATCGCGTCTTCACGAACGACCTGCCCGGCGGGCTCACGCGCTTGGTGCAGTATGCCAAGGGCATCGAATACGTCATGGTCAACGGCGAAGTGACCCTCCAGGGCGGCAAGCATACCGGCGCCCTTTCGGGCAAGACGATCAGAAATACAAAGAAATGA